One Niabella beijingensis DNA window includes the following coding sequences:
- a CDS encoding ABC transporter permease → MFKNYFRTAWRNICGNKFYATINIGGLTIGLAVGVFLLLWVRDELSFDRAHKNEKNIYRIGIEGGTGISKQIFTHIIAPVAFFAKNELPEVQDGVRIMNIGDAPFKYKDKVFIENNFAFTDPSYFSVFDFGLIRGNPNNPFPDINSLVITESTARRYFGNEDPIGKVVTMGQDEQCKVTGVIRDYPENSSFQYKVLLPIARFNELGYVRRQTTYDGKTVVPSMNADWSNFGFATYLLLQPNADRAMIEKKLQAIHERNKPDDKPVPYIAQPLGRMHLYNMDGSDGGIAAVRMFAIVALLILVVACINYVNLSTARSMLRAKEVGMRKIVGAGRLQLFLQFMIETILLFAIAAVLAFFLIYLLLPYFNQLSGKQLVFHLWDKTVWWWILAVLLGTLAAASIYPALLLSSFKPLNVLKGKIMTHLGNRTFRRVLVVLQFSVSIILIVGTMIIGSQLSYIRNRSLGYDKEHIFSFGMRPEMQNHAGAVKNELLKNKAIVAVAGVGRDMVNGGSATGDNDWDGKPAKSNTWFSQVFADETTIGFFKMKLAEGKNFSGAVADSTHFLINETAMREMGLKDPIGKRLRIQTVNGTIIGVVKDFHFSSVHDKIEPAVFQFKPENCWRLYVKTTGADAAKAIAAAQAVWKQYSNDIPFRYEFLDDSYNKLYLKEQRQELIFSLFAAVAVFISCLGLLGLAAYTAQVKTKEIGIRKVLGAGAVRIVRLLATEFVLLVLIANVIAIPVALYVMTGWLNGFAYRTAITPGVFIYAGVCAVLVAMVTISYHAFRAAVSNPVNSLRTE, encoded by the coding sequence ATGTTTAAAAATTATTTCAGAACGGCCTGGCGGAATATATGCGGGAATAAATTTTATGCCACCATTAATATCGGGGGATTGACCATCGGTCTTGCAGTAGGCGTTTTTTTATTGCTGTGGGTCCGGGATGAACTGAGCTTTGACCGGGCGCATAAGAATGAAAAAAATATTTACCGGATCGGGATAGAAGGGGGGACGGGCATCAGCAAGCAGATCTTTACCCACATTATTGCCCCTGTGGCTTTTTTTGCAAAGAATGAACTACCGGAGGTGCAGGACGGCGTGCGGATCATGAATATTGGGGATGCCCCCTTTAAGTATAAGGATAAGGTATTTATTGAGAATAATTTTGCCTTTACGGACCCCTCTTATTTTTCAGTATTTGATTTCGGCCTGATACGCGGGAACCCGAATAATCCCTTTCCCGATATCAATTCGCTGGTAATTACGGAATCAACCGCGCGCCGCTATTTCGGAAATGAAGATCCGATAGGGAAAGTGGTCACCATGGGGCAGGATGAGCAATGTAAGGTGACCGGGGTGATCCGCGATTACCCGGAAAATTCTTCTTTTCAATATAAGGTGTTGCTGCCTATCGCAAGGTTTAACGAACTGGGTTATGTCAGACGGCAAACCACTTATGACGGGAAAACGGTGGTCCCTTCTATGAATGCGGACTGGTCGAACTTCGGCTTTGCTACCTACCTGCTGCTGCAGCCAAATGCCGACCGGGCGATGATCGAAAAGAAATTACAGGCTATCCATGAACGCAATAAACCGGATGACAAACCGGTTCCTTATATAGCACAGCCGCTTGGTAGAATGCATTTGTATAATATGGATGGGAGTGACGGCGGCATCGCTGCTGTAAGAATGTTTGCGATCGTTGCCCTGTTGATCCTGGTAGTAGCATGTATCAACTATGTCAATCTATCCACAGCCCGGTCGATGCTGCGGGCAAAGGAGGTAGGAATGCGTAAGATCGTTGGAGCCGGGAGGCTGCAGTTATTCCTGCAGTTCATGATCGAAACTATTTTGTTGTTTGCGATCGCTGCCGTACTGGCATTTTTTCTGATCTACTTGCTGCTTCCTTATTTTAACCAGCTTTCGGGTAAGCAGCTGGTGTTCCATCTGTGGGATAAAACCGTGTGGTGGTGGATACTGGCGGTGCTGCTGGGTACGCTTGCCGCAGCCAGTATATATCCGGCATTGTTGCTCTCTTCGTTTAAACCGTTGAATGTACTTAAAGGAAAAATAATGACACACCTGGGAAACCGGACCTTTAGAAGAGTGCTGGTAGTACTGCAGTTTTCAGTTTCCATTATCCTGATTGTTGGCACTATGATTATCGGGAGTCAGCTCAGCTATATCCGGAATAGAAGTCTCGGCTACGACAAAGAACATATTTTTTCATTTGGTATGCGGCCGGAAATGCAGAACCATGCCGGGGCTGTTAAGAATGAATTGCTGAAGAACAAGGCAATAGTGGCTGTAGCCGGAGTGGGAAGGGATATGGTAAATGGGGGAAGCGCTACCGGCGATAATGACTGGGATGGGAAACCTGCAAAATCGAATACCTGGTTTAGTCAGGTATTCGCCGATGAGACCACCATCGGTTTTTTTAAGATGAAGCTGGCTGAAGGCAAGAATTTTTCCGGGGCCGTTGCTGATAGCACACATTTTCTGATCAATGAAACGGCGATGCGGGAAATGGGATTAAAAGATCCGATTGGGAAGCGGCTGCGGATCCAAACGGTTAACGGAACCATTATAGGGGTGGTGAAGGATTTTCATTTTTCATCCGTGCATGATAAAATAGAACCTGCCGTTTTCCAGTTTAAACCGGAGAATTGCTGGCGTTTGTATGTAAAAACTACCGGAGCCGATGCCGCAAAAGCAATCGCGGCAGCCCAGGCTGTATGGAAGCAGTACAGCAATGATATTCCTTTCCGGTATGAATTCCTGGATGACAGCTATAACAAACTTTACCTGAAGGAGCAGCGGCAGGAGCTTATATTTAGTTTATTTGCCGCGGTTGCCGTATTTATTTCCTGTCTTGGATTATTGGGATTGGCCGCTTATACGGCGCAGGTGAAAACCAAGGAAATCGGTATCCGGAAAGTACTGGGTGCGGGAGCTGTCCGGATTGTCCGGCTGCTGGCAACAGAATTTGTGCTGCTGGTGCTTATTGCCAATGTTATTGCAATACCTGTTGCCTTATATGTAATGACGGGGTGGTTGAACGGGTTTGCCTACAGAACGGCGATTACCCCGGGTGTATTTATTTATGCAGGTGTGTGTGCCGTATTGGTAGCGATGGTAACGATAAGCTATCATGCCTTCAGGGCGGCAGTGTCAAACCCTGTAAACTCCCTTCGGACAGAATGA
- a CDS encoding ABC transporter permease: MLRNYFIIAWRNLTRNKLYSFVNVSGLAVGMSVAMLISFWVWDELRFDTYHTNRARLAQLMRTYRSNDGTLSTEQASCIPVAAVLRNQYGSDFKNVAAASWNLGHVLAAGDKRISASGLWAEAAFPTMFSFKMRSGNINALNDPSAVLLSTSLAQKLFGDEAPVGKRIRFDNLYDFKVAGVYEDLPQNTTFYETKLLLPWKKYITTTEGVRKAVADWDEQSFQVFAELTEGADMNAVSRKIKNVVMTHKAIQKEKEQALLFPMDHWHLYNEFKNGRSVGGAIRFVYLFSVIGIFILLLAGINFMNLSTARSEQRAKEVGVRKTIGSGRGQLIRQFLAESVLTTSFSFLLAVLLALLAMPFFNELSGKQLSFPWHSIGFWSAAVGFMVFVGLISGIYPAFYLSGFRPVKVLKGSFRVGKTASLPRKVLVVLQFSFSIALIIGSVIVFKQIQFAKDRPVNYRKEGLITVQMNTPDLHGHYDALRNELLGTGVVANMAESSSPTIDVYSFSSRFEWNGKDPDDLPTFGMIAVTTDFGNTIGWKIKEGRDFSGDFPTDTAAVILNEAAVKQIGRIQDVIGRELRHNDKVYTVIGVVKDMVMTSPYAPPVPTVFINNPAWANVVTVALKKGVVLQTALHKIEQVFKKYNSQAPFDYAFNDEIYARKFADEQRIGRLSVLFTMLAVFISCLGVFGLASFVAEQRKKEVGLRKVLGASVYQLWQLLSAEFCLLVLIACFVAIPFAWYYLHQWLQQYTYRVSLSLWVFFLSGMGALVLTIITVSYQAIKAAVMNPVKSLRSE; the protein is encoded by the coding sequence ATGCTGAGAAATTATTTTATCATTGCCTGGCGGAATCTGACAAGGAATAAACTGTATTCATTCGTGAATGTATCCGGACTTGCAGTAGGAATGTCGGTTGCAATGCTGATCAGTTTCTGGGTATGGGATGAATTGCGTTTTGATACCTACCATACCAACCGCGCAAGATTGGCACAGCTGATGCGCACCTATCGGAGCAATGACGGAACATTGTCGACCGAACAGGCATCCTGTATACCGGTTGCTGCTGTGTTACGCAATCAATATGGAAGTGATTTTAAGAATGTTGCTGCTGCGTCCTGGAACCTGGGGCACGTTCTTGCAGCGGGTGATAAAAGAATCAGCGCATCGGGGCTCTGGGCAGAAGCAGCTTTCCCGACTATGTTTTCCTTTAAGATGCGCAGCGGCAATATAAATGCGTTGAATGATCCTTCTGCAGTGTTGCTCAGCACTTCACTTGCACAAAAACTGTTCGGCGACGAGGCCCCCGTTGGAAAAAGGATCCGGTTTGATAACCTGTATGATTTTAAGGTAGCTGGTGTATATGAAGACCTGCCGCAAAACACCACTTTTTATGAGACAAAGCTGCTGTTGCCCTGGAAAAAATACATCACCACAACCGAAGGGGTGCGGAAAGCCGTTGCTGACTGGGACGAACAATCATTCCAGGTGTTTGCGGAACTGACGGAAGGAGCTGACATGAACGCAGTTTCCCGGAAAATAAAAAATGTGGTGATGACACATAAAGCGATTCAGAAAGAAAAGGAACAGGCCCTGCTGTTTCCAATGGATCACTGGCATTTGTACAATGAGTTTAAAAATGGAAGATCCGTTGGGGGCGCTATCCGGTTTGTATACCTCTTTTCAGTGATCGGCATTTTTATCCTGTTGCTGGCCGGTATCAATTTTATGAACCTTTCTACGGCGCGTAGCGAACAGCGTGCAAAAGAAGTGGGGGTCCGCAAAACCATCGGTTCAGGCAGAGGTCAGTTGATCCGGCAGTTCCTGGCAGAATCTGTACTGACTACTTCCTTCTCGTTTCTTTTGGCAGTTTTACTGGCGCTTTTAGCCATGCCTTTTTTTAATGAGTTGTCGGGTAAACAGCTGTCATTCCCCTGGCATTCGATCGGATTCTGGTCTGCAGCGGTAGGTTTTATGGTCTTTGTCGGATTGATATCCGGTATTTATCCGGCGTTTTATCTTTCCGGATTCAGGCCGGTAAAGGTGTTAAAAGGTTCATTCCGTGTAGGAAAAACGGCCTCGCTTCCCCGCAAAGTGCTTGTTGTGCTTCAGTTTTCTTTTTCAATAGCATTGATTATTGGCAGCGTGATCGTGTTCAAACAAATCCAGTTTGCAAAGGACCGGCCGGTAAACTACCGGAAGGAAGGGCTGATAACCGTGCAGATGAATACTCCGGATCTTCACGGGCATTATGATGCATTACGGAATGAACTGCTGGGTACAGGGGTAGTGGCGAATATGGCGGAGTCCTCAAGCCCAACGATCGATGTTTATAGTTTTAGTAGCCGGTTTGAATGGAACGGGAAAGATCCGGACGATCTGCCCACGTTTGGCATGATCGCGGTAACCACCGATTTCGGGAATACTATCGGATGGAAGATAAAGGAGGGACGCGATTTTTCAGGAGATTTTCCAACGGATACAGCAGCGGTGATCCTTAATGAGGCGGCAGTGAAGCAAATAGGCCGGATACAGGATGTTATTGGCCGGGAGCTCCGTCATAATGATAAGGTATACACGGTGATCGGGGTTGTTAAAGATATGGTGATGACATCACCCTACGCCCCGCCGGTACCTACTGTATTTATTAATAATCCCGCTTGGGCAAATGTGGTTACCGTAGCGCTGAAGAAGGGAGTGGTGCTACAGACGGCGCTGCATAAAATAGAACAGGTCTTTAAAAAATACAATTCTCAGGCACCGTTTGATTATGCATTTAATGACGAGATCTACGCGCGGAAGTTTGCTGATGAACAACGCATAGGCCGGCTATCTGTATTGTTCACAATGCTGGCCGTATTTATTTCCTGCCTGGGTGTGTTTGGCCTGGCATCTTTTGTGGCAGAACAACGAAAAAAAGAAGTAGGGCTGCGTAAAGTATTGGGTGCAAGTGTATATCAGCTCTGGCAGCTATTGTCGGCCGAATTTTGCTTGCTGGTGCTCATTGCATGCTTTGTAGCGATCCCTTTTGCCTGGTACTATCTGCATCAATGGTTACAGCAATATACCTACCGGGTTTCTCTGTCCCTGTGGGTTTTCTTTTTATCCGGAATGGGGGCATTGGTGCTAACGATCATAACGGTGAGCTATCAGGCGATTAAAGCAGCAGTAATGAACCCTGTAAAGTCATTACGTTCGGAATAA